In a genomic window of Saccharothrix sp. HUAS TT1:
- a CDS encoding acVLRF1 family peptidyl-tRNA hydrolase has product MSRVRPVAGGGRAVEVPPERLEGWFARFASRHGGIATTSVTAAACLVTAVDGATASVTAAFGSFTPVGEADGLVLDALLAHASASRRVGLLLVRLGGHSIGVAQDGAVLLSTTDSRQVHGRNKAGGWSQQRFARRREGQARVALQAAADDAARVLAPRVGELDAVVLGGDRQALDALRGDRRLDEVFALASPRVLDVPEPRRAVLDEAAERARAVEVVVREPAGDSRNS; this is encoded by the coding sequence ATGAGCAGGGTCCGCCCGGTCGCCGGGGGCGGACGGGCCGTCGAGGTGCCGCCGGAGCGCCTGGAGGGGTGGTTCGCGCGGTTCGCCTCCCGGCACGGCGGGATCGCCACGACCTCGGTGACGGCGGCCGCGTGCCTGGTCACGGCGGTGGACGGTGCGACGGCGTCGGTGACGGCCGCGTTCGGCTCGTTCACCCCCGTGGGTGAGGCGGACGGTCTGGTGCTCGACGCGCTGCTCGCGCACGCGTCCGCGTCGCGCCGGGTCGGGCTGTTGCTGGTGCGGCTCGGCGGGCACAGCATCGGGGTGGCGCAGGACGGCGCCGTCCTGCTGTCGACCACGGACAGCCGGCAGGTGCACGGGCGCAACAAGGCGGGCGGGTGGTCGCAGCAGCGGTTCGCGCGGCGGCGTGAGGGGCAGGCCCGGGTCGCGCTCCAGGCGGCGGCGGACGACGCGGCGCGGGTGCTGGCGCCCCGGGTCGGCGAGCTGGACGCCGTCGTGCTCGGTGGTGACCGGCAGGCGTTGGACGCCCTGAGGGGTGACCGCCGACTGGACGAAGTGTTCGCGCTGGCGTCACCGCGCGTGTTGGACGTGCCGGAGCCCCGGCGGGCGGTGCTGGACGAGGCCGCCGAGCGGGCGCGGGCGGTGGAGGTCGTCGTCCGCGAACCGGCCGGGGATTCGCGGAACTCGTGA
- a CDS encoding SigE family RNA polymerase sigma factor, with amino-acid sequence MSWDAEFTHYFDRCADSMRFTAFLLCGNHHEAEDVVQSAFLKLYLAGPKLAQREGLEAYLRQIVVRTFLAERRRVRWKREKLTDVLPEAPVAESLSEDRLVVWQALAAVPAKQRATLVLRFWHDLGVEETAAALRCSEGTVKSNTNRGLKALRQRLGPEFGALWQEVSRGA; translated from the coding sequence GTGAGCTGGGACGCGGAATTCACCCACTACTTCGACCGGTGCGCCGACTCGATGCGCTTCACCGCGTTCCTGTTGTGCGGCAACCACCACGAGGCCGAAGACGTGGTGCAGTCCGCGTTCCTCAAGCTCTACCTCGCGGGGCCGAAGCTGGCGCAGCGCGAGGGGCTGGAGGCGTACCTGCGGCAGATCGTGGTGCGCACGTTCCTGGCCGAGCGCCGCCGGGTGCGGTGGAAGCGGGAGAAGCTGACCGACGTGCTGCCGGAGGCGCCGGTGGCGGAGTCGTTGAGCGAGGACCGGCTGGTGGTGTGGCAGGCGCTGGCCGCCGTGCCCGCCAAGCAGCGGGCGACGCTCGTGCTGCGGTTCTGGCACGACCTGGGGGTGGAGGAGACGGCGGCGGCCCTGCGGTGCTCGGAGGGCACGGTGAAGAGCAACACGAACCGGGGTCTGAAGGCGTTGCGGCAGAGGCTGGGGCCGGAGTTCGGCGCGTTGTGGCAGGAGGTGTCGCGCGGTGCTTGA